A region of Larus michahellis chromosome 15, bLarMic1.1, whole genome shotgun sequence DNA encodes the following proteins:
- the MRPS2 gene encoding small ribosomal subunit protein uS2m, which translates to MAVPRLLRAAAPRLYSSAPAPAPAARPRAADDKLLSEPLSHPDFFNVKELFSLKDLFDARVHLGHKKGCRHRFMEPYIFGCRLDQDIIDLDQTMQHLQLALNFTAHIAYRKGIILFISRRRQFCHLVESTARECGEYAHTRYWQGGLLTNAHIQFGSGVRLPDLIIFLSSLNNVFEPHVAIRDAAKMNIPTVGVVDTNCNPCLITYPVPGNDDSPTAMELYCKLFRMAIIRAKDKRRQSEVFDELRSNVEGN; encoded by the exons ATGGCGGTGCCGCGGCTCCTGCGGGCAG cagccccgcggCTCTACAGCAGCGCaccggcaccggccccggccgcccggccccgcg CGGCGGATGACAAGCTGCTCTCCGAGCCTCTCAGCCACCCCGACTTCTTCAACGTGAAGGAGCTCTTCTCCCTGAAAGATCTCTTCGATGCTCGGGTGCACCTGGGGCACAAAAAGGGATGTCGGCATAG gtTCATGGAGCCTTACATCTTCGGCTGCCGCCTGGACCAGGACATCATAGACTTGGATCAGACGATGCAGCATCTCCAGCTGGCTCTCAACTTCACCGCCCACATCGCCTACCGCAAGGGCATCATCCTCTTCATCAGCCGCAGGCGCCAGTTCTGCCACCTGGTCGAGAGCACGGCGCGGGAGTGCGGGGAGTACGCCCACACCCGATACTGGCAGGGCGGCCTGCTCACCAACGCACACATCCAGTTTGGGTCCGGTGTCCGCCTGCCCGACCTCATCATCTTCCTCAGCAGCCTCAACAACGTCTTTGAGCCCCATGTGGCCATCCGGGATGCTGCCAAGATGAACATCCCAACGGTGGGGGTGGTGGACACAAACTGCAACCCCTGTTTGATCACTTATCCTGTCCCCGGGAACGACGACAGCCCCACCGCCATGGAGCTCTACTGCAAGCTCTTCAGGATGGCCATCATCCGCGCCAAGGACAAGAGGAGGCAGAGTGAGGTCTTTGACGAGCTGCGGAGCAACGTGGAGGGCAATTAG
- the PIERCE1 gene encoding piercer of microtubule wall 1 protein, which translates to MSRPAAAGSPAPRTSDWYRTSPGLPGRFQQPACFRGYGQPEPHPRYRTTNQTYGSRAPTVHEVPTSFHVTSHVFSNTLAQYGMYRDNGLNTSLEKSHVTGPDNFITAYDHLNFHPSYNPSGPSHC; encoded by the exons ATGTcccgcccggcggccgcgggcagccccgctccccgcaccAGCGACTGGTACCGCACCAGCCCCGGGCTGCCCGGCCGTTTCCAGCAGCCAGCCTGCTTCCGCGGCTACGG GCAGCCGGAGCCGCACCCCCGGTACCGGACCACCAACCAGACCTACGGCAGCAGAGCCCCCACGGTGCACGAGGTGCCG ACTTCGTTCCATGTCACCTCGCACGTGTTTTCAAATACTCTGGCACAGTACGGCATGTACAGAGATAACGGGCTGAACACCTCCCTGGAGAAGAGTCACGTCACCGGTCCAGACAACTTCATCACCGCCTATGACCACCTCAACTTCCACCCCAGCTACAACCCAAGCGGCCCGTCGCACTGTTAG